A single region of the Amphiprion ocellaris isolate individual 3 ecotype Okinawa chromosome 4, ASM2253959v1, whole genome shotgun sequence genome encodes:
- the aimp1a gene encoding aminoacyl tRNA synthase complex-interacting multifunctional protein 1a isoform X1: protein MFLARSLVKMSSHNPLLRLEQRAAEADQIIEYLKQQVQLLKDKAIVQASVREEKKLMVENAKLKNDIEQLKKQLLEKEKKRGVLDVAMPLSATSVECSSKPAPPKPSGPAPSASPAAAVQSPPPKDEGKKKKPEKKGGEKAEKKQAAPSQEEAKVDVSRLDLRIGRIITAEKHPDADSLYVEQVDVGEASPRTVVSGLVKHIPLDQMQNRMAVLMCNLKPAKMRGVVSQAMVMCASSPDKVEILDPPSGAVPGDRVTFQGFPGEPDKELNPKKKVWEQVQPDLRTDGQCVATYKGAAFEVAGKGVCKAQTMSNSGIK from the exons AT GTTTTTAGCTCGCTCACTGGTCAAGATGTCAAGTCACAATCCTTTGTTGAGGCTGGAGCAGCGAGCAGCTGAGGCTGATCAGATCATCGAGTACCTCAAACAGCAAGTCCAGCTACTAAAGGACAAAGCCA TTGTCCAGGCAAGTgtcagagaggagaagaaactGATGGTGGAGAATGCCAAATTGAAGAATGACATTGAGCAACTGAAAAAACAGCTgctagagaaagaaaagaagagaggag TGCTGGATGTTGCAATGCCATTAAGTGCCACTAGTGTTGAGTGCAGTTCGAAGCCCGCTCCTCCCAAACCCTCTGGTCCAGCACCCTCAGCttcccctgctgctgctgtccagagCCCCCCTCCCAAAGACGAGGGCAAAAAGAAGAAGCCAGAGAaaaaag GAGGggagaaagcagagaaaaagcaGGCAGCCCCTAGTCAAGAGGAGGCCAAGGTGGATGTGTCCCGTCTGGACCTGCGTATTGGACGTATAATCACAGCTGAGAAGCATCCAGATGCTGACAGTCTTTATGTGGAGCAAGTCGATGTGGGAGAAGCTTCTCCCAGAACAGTGGTCAGCGGACTTGTCAAGCACATACCTCTGGACCAG ATGCAGAACCGCATGGCAGTCCTGATGTGTAACCTGAAGCCAGCCAAGATGAGAGGGGTGGTGTCCCAGGCCATGGTCATGTGTGCCAGCTCTCCAGACAAGGTTGAAATCCTCGACCCTCCAAGTGGAGCAGTACCAGGGGACAGAGTTACTTTCCAGGGCTTCCCAG GCGAACCCGACAAAGAGCTGAACCCCAAAAAGAAGGTGTGGGAGCAGGTTCAGCCAGACCTGCGCACGGACGGCCAGTGTGTTGCAACCTACAAGGGAGCGGCCTTTGAAGTCGCCGGCAAGGGAGTGTGCAAAGCCCAAACCATGAGCAACAGtggaatcaaataa
- the aimp1a gene encoding aminoacyl tRNA synthase complex-interacting multifunctional protein 1a isoform X2, producing the protein MSSHNPLLRLEQRAAEADQIIEYLKQQVQLLKDKAIVQASVREEKKLMVENAKLKNDIEQLKKQLLEKEKKRGVLDVAMPLSATSVECSSKPAPPKPSGPAPSASPAAAVQSPPPKDEGKKKKPEKKGGEKAEKKQAAPSQEEAKVDVSRLDLRIGRIITAEKHPDADSLYVEQVDVGEASPRTVVSGLVKHIPLDQMQNRMAVLMCNLKPAKMRGVVSQAMVMCASSPDKVEILDPPSGAVPGDRVTFQGFPGEPDKELNPKKKVWEQVQPDLRTDGQCVATYKGAAFEVAGKGVCKAQTMSNSGIK; encoded by the exons ATGTCAAGTCACAATCCTTTGTTGAGGCTGGAGCAGCGAGCAGCTGAGGCTGATCAGATCATCGAGTACCTCAAACAGCAAGTCCAGCTACTAAAGGACAAAGCCA TTGTCCAGGCAAGTgtcagagaggagaagaaactGATGGTGGAGAATGCCAAATTGAAGAATGACATTGAGCAACTGAAAAAACAGCTgctagagaaagaaaagaagagaggag TGCTGGATGTTGCAATGCCATTAAGTGCCACTAGTGTTGAGTGCAGTTCGAAGCCCGCTCCTCCCAAACCCTCTGGTCCAGCACCCTCAGCttcccctgctgctgctgtccagagCCCCCCTCCCAAAGACGAGGGCAAAAAGAAGAAGCCAGAGAaaaaag GAGGggagaaagcagagaaaaagcaGGCAGCCCCTAGTCAAGAGGAGGCCAAGGTGGATGTGTCCCGTCTGGACCTGCGTATTGGACGTATAATCACAGCTGAGAAGCATCCAGATGCTGACAGTCTTTATGTGGAGCAAGTCGATGTGGGAGAAGCTTCTCCCAGAACAGTGGTCAGCGGACTTGTCAAGCACATACCTCTGGACCAG ATGCAGAACCGCATGGCAGTCCTGATGTGTAACCTGAAGCCAGCCAAGATGAGAGGGGTGGTGTCCCAGGCCATGGTCATGTGTGCCAGCTCTCCAGACAAGGTTGAAATCCTCGACCCTCCAAGTGGAGCAGTACCAGGGGACAGAGTTACTTTCCAGGGCTTCCCAG GCGAACCCGACAAAGAGCTGAACCCCAAAAAGAAGGTGTGGGAGCAGGTTCAGCCAGACCTGCGCACGGACGGCCAGTGTGTTGCAACCTACAAGGGAGCGGCCTTTGAAGTCGCCGGCAAGGGAGTGTGCAAAGCCCAAACCATGAGCAACAGtggaatcaaataa